A part of Synchiropus splendidus isolate RoL2022-P1 chromosome 19, RoL_Sspl_1.0, whole genome shotgun sequence genomic DNA contains:
- the LOC128751003 gene encoding protein phosphatase 1 regulatory subunit 29 produces MVTMPEKSITPTLIVILSTFLIFSHVANMVSGDCWLIEGDKGYVWLAICSQNQPPYETIPQHINNTVHDLRLNENKLKAVAFTSMYRFTNLTDLNLTKNEISYIEDGAFAGQANLQVLQLGYNKLTNLTEGMMRGLGRLQCLFLQHNLIEAIAHNAFWECLSLSSIDLSSNKLARIDPSTFTSLNHLMVCELAANPFNCGCDLYSFLTWLESFNNVTHTYDRLQCETPREMYGYPLLSPIAAGHSGRNAKNILQSHCKDGVMIHGMTSLPPDLDGSSGNGLEMFGGGGFNQKPTPSSSSTKNFVPSIKLQHISMTSASVMVEIPQPYSKMYILTQYNQTHVSDVMNLRNVKEKITLDKLKPDTGYTFCIASLRNSQRNNHSCLWFTTRSPSSHDIPLTPSTTTHYIMTIVGCLFGMLIVLGFVYYCLRKKRVHDEKKKSICVKKTILEMRYGPEVAAAVGNDPSTVHKFQEQSRDHHQYQHHHGGKLSMSTSSSSGMLHPGNTSSSRLSSIPQVEKMATAFSEALAASKVNYMDIRSGGGDMDRMGDSVHVGMRDLRDDDGTDLGDDSDDDGHGSASEISTIAMEVDKVNQIINNCIDALKLDAAAVAASGAPPNSTPSSNPTSPPPTSTSSLTRGLIPISQGLTETCQVMGSNKIPPPPPLPLNTPLSERPGISGGGFVATPPYRPPPPANAVRPIQRQMSADAAVVIVNSVKKQCSTTSCGSVGQDRERGGTRVYSLDVPEPRSPDGCNQQQQQYTDRASPLGCGEPLERLPLVSSVSCSGGGSVAGESVGVQHHDNQKQHHYHHQQQQQQQQQQQHHHQQQQQLDVQQDYHCSEHRHSVPALYYEGSHQGSPAQRVSFLKPLTRSRKDAASYSQLSPARHHSSYSGYSSSPEYTSESSLRIWERFRPYRKGQRDEACYVTAGNALRKKVQFAKGEDLHDILDYWKGVSAQQKL; encoded by the exons ATGGTAACCATGCCAGAAAAATCTATCACTCCAACCCTCATTGTTATTCTTTCAACATTCCTCATTTTCTCCCACGTTGCcaacatggtcagtggggactGCTGGCTGATAGAAGGGGACAAAGGTTACGTGTGGCTGGCTATCTGCAGTCAGAACCAGCCGCCATACGAGACAATTCCACAGCACATCAATAATACGGTCCACGACCTGAGACTGAACGAGAACAAGCTCAAAGCTGTGGCCTTCACCTCCATGTACCGCTTCACCAACCTCACTGACCTCAACCTCACCAAGAATGAAATCAGCTATATAGAAGACGGAGCTTTCGCCGGACAAGCCAATCTACAG GTTCTCCAGTTGGGTTACAATAAGCTGACAAACCTCACAGAGGGGATGATGAGAGGACTCGGACGCTTGCAATGCCTCTTCCTTCAACACAACCTAATCGAGGCCATCGCCCACAATGCATTCTGGGAGTGTCTAAGTCTCAGTAGCATTGACTTGTCATCCAACAAACTTGCCCGCATCGATCCATCCACGTTCACATCTCTCAATCATCTCATGGTGTGTGAGCTTGCCGCGAATCCCTTCAATTGTGGCTGTGATCTTTACAGTTTTCTAACATGGTTGGAGTCCTTTAACAACGTCACACACACCTACGACCGCCTCCAGTGTGAGACACCCCGGGAGATGTATGGCTATCCCTTGTTGAGCCCTATAGCCGCAGGTCACTCAGGACGGAATGCTAAAAACATCCTCCAATCCCACTGCAAAGATGGAGTGATGATACATGGAATGACATCTCTTCCGCCAGATCTCGATGGTTCGTCTGGAAATGGACTTGAAATgtttgggggtggggggttcAACCAAAAGCCGacaccctcctcttcatcaacaAAAAATTTTGTTCCAAGCATCAAGCTGCAACACATTTCGATGACATCGGCGTCCGTCATGGTGGAGATCCCACAGCCTTACAGCAAAATGTACATTCTAACCCAGTACAACCAGACGCACGTATCCGATGTCATGAACTTGAGAAACGTGAAGGAGAAGATCACACTGGACAAGCTCAAACCTGACACCGGCTATACCTTCTGCATAGCATCCCTCCGGAACTCTCAACGTAACAACCACAGTTGCCTCTGGTTCACCACTCGTTCACCGAGCTCACACGACATACCCCTCACACCCTCAACTACCACTCACTACATCATGACAATCGTGGGATGCCTTTTTGGCATGCTCATTGTTTTGGGTTTTGTCTACTACTGCCTACGCAAGAAGCGCGTgcatgatgaaaagaaaaaatccatttGTGTCAAGAAAACTATTTTGGAAATGCGCTATGGACCTGAGGTGGCAGCTGCAGTGGGAAATGATCCATCTACGGTTCATAAGTTTCAGGAGCAGTCTAGGGATCATCACCAGTATCAGCACCACCATGGAGGTAAACTTTCAATGTCAACCTCTTCAAGCTCCGGGATGCTCCATCCTGGCAATACAAGTTCCTCAAGACTGTCGTCTATTCCACAAGTGGAAAAGATGGCCACTGCATTCTCGGAAGCCTTGGCGGCCAGTAAAGTGAACTACATGGACATCAGAAGTGGAGGGGGAGACATGGACAGAATGGGAGACAGTGTGCATGTTGGGATGAGAGATCTACGGGACGATGATGGAACTGACCTTGGCGACGATTCAGATGATGATGGCCACGGGTCCGCATCAGAAATCTCCACGATTGCCATGGAGGTAGACAAGGTCAACCAGATTATCAACAATTGCATTGATGCACTCAAATTGGATGCTGCAGCCGTTGCAGCTTCGGGAGCCCCGCCTAATTCCACTCCCTCTTCCAACCCCACGTCTCCCCCTCCCACAAGCACATCATCCCTAACAAGAGGCCTAATACCCATTTCTCAAGGACTGACAGAGACGTGTCAAGTCATGGGGTCAAATAAAATCCCGCCACCTCCTCCTTTGCCGTTGAATACGCCTCTCTCTGAACGTCCGGGGATCAGTGGCGGTGGCTTTGTTGCCACTCCCCCGTACAGGCCTCCTCCACCAGCCAACGCGGTGCGCCCCATTCAAAGGCAAATGAGTGCGGATGCAGCAGTGGTGATAGTGAACTCTGTCAAGAAACAGTGCAGTACCACGTCTTGTGGTTCAGTGGGGCAAGACAGAGAACGTGGGGGAACCAGAGTATATAGCTTGGATGTTCCAGAACCACGCAGTCCAGATGGCTGcaatcaacaacaacagcagtacACTGACCGGGCCAGTCCTTTAGGCTGTGGAGAGCCCCTTGAACGGCTGCCATTGGTGAGTAGTGTGAGCTGCAGTGGAGGGGGTAGTGTTGCTGGCGAGAGTGTTGGTGTCCAACATCACGACAACCAGAAGCAGCACCACTACCATcatcagcaacagcagcagcagcagcagcaacagcaacatcaccatcaacagcagcagcagctggacgtGCAGCAGGACTACCACTGTTCGGAGCACCGCCACTCCGTCCCAGCTCTTTACTATGAAGGCTCCCACCAGGGCTCCCCAGCCCAAAGAGTTTCCTTTTTGAAGCCGCTGACACGCTCTCGGAAGGACGCCGCATCTTACTCTCAGCTTTCACCTGCCCGCCACCATTCCAGCTACTCTGGCTACTCCTCTAGCCCAGAGTACACCTCTGAGAGCTCGCTTAGAATCTGGGAGCGATTTCGTCCGTATCGCAAAGGTCAACGGGATGAGGCCTGTTACGTGACAGCTGGCAATGCCCTTCGAAAAAAAGTGCAGTTTGCCAAAGGTGAGGACCTGCATGACATCCTTGACTATTGGAAGGGCGTGTCAGCACAGCAGAAACTCTGA